The following are encoded together in the Rhizoctonia solani chromosome 10, complete sequence genome:
- a CDS encoding pectate lyase, with amino-acid sequence MYILGSLAAVLIASKGALAVGSPFGYATGTTGGASAAQAIPTSAAQLKSWLEDNVTRNILLDRTYDFTDTEGSVTETGCKPWTCSPNPQLAINANNWCSADAAKVSVTYKKAGTSGIIVGSNKTILGKGTSGWIKGKGLRLVGSTNVIIQNIRISDLNPQYVWGGDAIGLEGASKIWIDHNYIKSTGRQFIVSHFDPNTQVTISNNYFDGESTWSTGCDQHHYWAFYFVGKADQITFARNYIYHTAGRGPKVGGTSGYNQSVHVYNNYWNDVTGNALEPSTGARVLLEGNVFNGVKTPSTGDSAGTVFAPTSSSMNAQCSSVISRNCVSNTLTGGSGSLSNTANTAAISPFTASTVKSASIMDPSSVVSYVLANAGLGKVN; translated from the exons ATGTACATCCTTGGATCTCTCGCCGCAGTTCTCATTGCCTCCAAGGGCGCTTTGGCCGTCGGAAGCCCGTTCGGATACGCCACAGGCACTACTGGTGGAGCTAGTGCCGCTCAGGCAATCCCCACATCGGCTGCTCAGTTAAAGAGCTG GCTCGAAGACAACGTAACACGCAACATTCTACTCGACAGGACCTATGATTTCACAGACACTGAG GGCTCGGTAACGGAAACCGGGTGCAAGCCTTGGACCTGTTCCCCCAACCCGCAACTAGCAATCAACGCGAATAACTGGTGCTCGGCAGACGCTGCCAAG GTCTCAGTAACATACAAGAAGGCTGGAACTAGCGGTATCATTGTCGGCTCCAACAAGACCATTCTTGGTAAAGGAACCTCAGGATGGAT CAAGGGCAAAGGTCTGAGGCTGGTTGGAAGCACCAATGTCATTATTCAGAACATCCGCATCTCCGATCTTAACCCGCAATATGTCTGGGGAGGAGATGCCATTGGTCTGGAGGGCGCCAGCAAGATTTGG ATCGATCACAACTAC ATTAAGAGCACCGGGCGCCAATTCATTGTTAGC CACTTTGACCCTAACACTCAAGTCACAATCTCAAACAACTACTTCGACGGTGAAAG CACTTGGTC CACCGGCTGCGATC AGCACCATTACTGGGCATTCTACTTCGTTGGCAAGGCGGACCAGATCACTTTTGCCAGGAACTA TATCTACCACACTGC CGGACGTGGTCCCAAGGTTGGAGGCACATCTGGCTATAATC AAAGCGTCCACGTCTATAACAA CTACTGGAACGACGTGACCGGCAACGCTCTCGAGCCCAGCACTGGAGCTCGTGTACTGCTGGAAGGTAATGTATTCAATGGG GTCAAGACTCCCTCCACAGGTGATTCAGCCGGAACGGTCTTCGCGCCTACTTCTTCGAGCATGAACGCGCAATGTTCCAGTGTGATCAGCCGAAACTGTGTTTCAAACACTCT CACCGGGGGCTCGGGAAGTCTGTCGAACACTGCAAATACAGCTGCTATCAGCCCCTTCACCGCT TCGACTGTTAAGAGTGCTTCGATCATGGACCCTTCTTCGGTTGTTTCCTATGTCTTGGCGAACGCCGGGCTTGGCAAGGTCAACTAA
- a CDS encoding pectate lyase, protein MFFIGSLAAILVASQGALAVGSPFGFATGTTGGSSAAPATPTSTSQLASWLSDSTTRTILLDRTYDFTDTEGSVTGPGCKPWACSPNPQQSLDGNGWCSSTAPKTTITYKKAGTTALAVGSNKTILGKGNSGWIKGKGLRLAGSKNVIIQNIRISDINPQYVWGGDAIDLSGATNVWIDHNYIKSIGRQFLVSHFEPNTKVTISNNYFDGQSTWSTGCDQHHYWAFLLLGKNDQITFARNYVYFTSGRGPHIGGTSGNKQLMHMYNNYFNDITGHALDADVGGTVLAEGNYFNKVKTPSTGNVNGAVFAPTSATMANQCSTSLGRKCVLNTLGGGSGALTNTAKNSIVSQFTASVVKSASIMDPSTVASYVLANAGTGKVN, encoded by the exons ATGTTTTTCATTGGCTCTTTGGCTGCTATTCTCGTCGCTTCTCAAGGCGCATTGGCCGTTGGCAGTCCTTTTGGATTTGCTACTGGTACAACCGGAGGTTCCTCTGCTGCACCCGCCACTCCTACTTCGACATCTCAGCTCGCTAGCTG GTTGTCGGACAGCACTACTCGTACCATTCTCCTCGACAGGACCTACGATTTTACCGATACCGAA GGTTCGGTTACAGGACCTGGCTGCAAGCCTTGGGCATGCTCGCCCAATCCTCAACAGTCGCTCGACGGAAACGGCTGGTGCTCATCTACCGCGCCCAAG ACTACCATCACCTACAAAAAAGCCGGCACAACCGCGCTCGCCGTTGGCTCCAATAAGACGATTCTCGGAAAGGGCAACTCGGGATGGAT TAAGGGCAAGGGCCTGAGGCTGGCTGGTAGCAAGAACGTGATCATTCAAAACATTCGCATTTCGGATATTAACCCTCAGTATGTCTGGGGTGGGGATGCGATTGATCTTTCTGGTGCTACCAACGTTTGG ATTGATCACAACTAC ATTAAAAGCATTGGCCGTCAATTCCTCGTTTCG CACTTTGAACCGAACACCAAAGTTACCATTTCTAACAACTACTTTGATGGACAATC GACCTGGTC CACCGGCTGCGATC AGCACCACTACTGGGCTTTCCTCTTGCTCGGCAAGAACGACCAGATTACCTTTGCACGCAACTA CGTGTACTTTACATC TGGACGTGGACCTCATATCGGTGGTACCTCTGGAAACAAGC AGCTGATGCACATGTACAACAA CTACTTTAACGATATCACCGGCCATGCTCTGGATGCTGATGTCGGAGGCACAGTGCTGGCTGAAGGCAACTACTTCAACAAG GTCAAGACTCCTTCGACCGGAAACGTGAATGGCGCTGTCTTTGCTCCTACTTCCGCTACAATGGCCAACCAGTGCTCAACCAGCCTCGGAAGGAAGTGTGTACTCAACACCCT CGGCGGCGGATCTGGAGCACTGACCAACACGGCCAAGAACTCGATTGTCTCCCAGTTCACTGcc TCTGTCGTCAAGAGCGCATCCATCATGGATCCCTCGACTGTTGCCTCTTACGTATTGGCTAATGCCGGTACCGGCAAGGTGAACTAG
- a CDS encoding Derlin-2 produces the protein MENIPREFNKIPPVTKFIVTATAIVSVPTMLGIFPATSIVFDPYGVMYRHEVWRLGTSWFYAPSSEFFLFVAGMFLLYHSAFNIETNLFQGRSADFAWQVILSGIAILTLNVPLKTGWNSVRNLEQSARSKSVRRDGTDSARGREAVLAWTSTGPF, from the exons ATGGAGAATATTCCAAGGGAATTCAACAAGATCCCCCCAGTGACCAAGTTTATCGTCACTGCGACCGCGATAGTCTCGGTACCGACGATGCTCGGAATCTTCCCGGCCACGTCGATCGTATTTGACCCGTATGGTGTTATGTACCGCCACGAG GTTTGGAGACTCGGGACGTCTTGGTTCTATGCTC CGTCGTCGGAGTTTTTCTTGTTTGTGGCTGGAATGTTCCTCCTCTA CCATTCTGCGTTTAACATAGAGACAAACTTGTTCCAAGGTCGTTCGGCCGACTTTGCATGGCAAGTAATTCTGTCTGGAATTGCCATCTTG ACCCTGAACGTCCCGCTCAAGACTGGGTGGAATTCCGTAAGAAATTTAGAACAGTCGGCGCGTTCTAAATCGGTCCGTCGGGACGGGACGGATTCGGCCCGAGGACGGGAGGCTGTGCTGGCTTGGACCAGCACTGGACCGTTCTAA
- a CDS encoding DDE superfamily endonuclease, whose translation MLMDDDKDLILFEFIRLYLLRSKNCPRRRPKHYLTRPELLPNPRLISGWQSIYTSRKDRAFIHVLGIDVATFNYLLASGFRKAWNSRPIKQTNTNKAGASRIGACSLDAAGGLGLSLHYLCSTMGESALQIIFALTPLTVSWYINFAFKILLKVLCELPEACIEWLNAETMRENSRLINAKHADAQYLDGAFGFMDGLNLPVTASSIDIKQNANYNGWLHSHVVSNVIVFSPDGTIMSVVINAPGSWHDSNVARPIYLFLRDNTPSGFFLLANSAFPKLGTGEAQKIKVPLKLGAWI comes from the exons ATGTTGATGGACGACGACAAGGACTTGATCCTCTTTGAATTTATACGTCTTTATCTACTGAGATCCAAGAATTGTCCCCGCCGGAGGCCTAAGCATTATCTTACACGACCAGAGCTACTACCCAATCCCAGACTTATTTCGGGATGGCAATCTATTTACACCAGTCGCAAGGACCGCGCATTTATTCATGTTCTAGGTATAGATGTGGCGAccttcaattacctcttggcCTCGGGCTTTCGCAAAGCTTGGAACAGCCGACCCATCAAGCAAACCAACACAAACAAAGCCGGAGCAAGTCGCATTGGTGCTTGCTCGCTTGATGCagccggaggcctgggacTTTCACTTCATTACCTTTGCAGCACAATGGGCGAGTCCGCTCTACAGATCATCTTTGCCCTGACGCCCTTGACTGTCTCTTGGTACATCAACTTTGCATTCAAGATACTTCTGAAGGTCTTGTGTGAGCTTCCAGAAGCTTGTATTGAATGGCTGAACGCTGAAACAATGCGAGAAAACTCAAGACTCATCAACGCAAAGCACGCCGACGCTCAGTACCTGGACGGTGCCTTCGGCTTCATGGATGGATTGAATCTACCCGTGACAGCAAGTAGTATTGATATCAAACAGAACGCAAACTACAATGGCTGGTTACATTCACACGTAGTCAGCAATGTGATTGtcttctctcctgatg GTACAATAATGTCTGTTGTTATCAATGCGCCTGGCAGCTGGCACGATTCAAACGTTGCGCGGCCAATTTATTTGTTCTTAAGGGACAATACACCAAGCGGCTTCTTTCTGTTAGCCAACAGCGCATTCCCTAAGCTTGGAACCGGCGAGGCGCAGAAGATCAAAGTCCCGCTGAAGTTGGGCGCTTGGATTTGA
- a CDS encoding DDE superfamily endonuclease: MVTRKPGEAYLPECLAPTFQSGHEALMVWGCISHGYKGPLIQLEMAPQLQLRNGRWRGGGFNSEGYVMQVLNGPLKDFIAQMEKVKGHRMLVVEDGAPAHKGKLAKQACEELGIKHIAHPPSSPDLNPIEPLWMELKRRVYSTPGAQRSLEHLWNATEAAWKSFTADDINKYTRKMPSWVTALVKSKGLPTKF; encoded by the coding sequence ATGGTCACCCGGAAACCCGGAGAGGCATATCTCCCGGAATGCCTAGCCCCGACCTTTCAAAGTGGCCATGAAGCATTAATGGTATGGGGGTGTATCTCCCATGGGTATAAGGGGCCACTTATCCAACTGGAGATGGCTCCCCAGCTGCAATTGCGTaatgggaggtggagggggggagggttcaactcagaaggatatgttATGCAGGTCCTAAATGGTCCACTTAAGGACTTCATTGCACAGATGGAGAAAGTCAAGGGACACAGGATGCTAGTAGTTGAAGATGGGGCCCCGGCACACAAAGGAAAGCTAGCCAAACAGGCTTGTGAAGAACTTGGTATTAAACACATTGCACACCCCCCAAGTTCACCAGACCTAAACCCAATAGAACCATTATGGATGGAACTTAAGCGACGTGTGTACAGTACCCCTGGGGCCCAAAGAAGTCTTGAGCACCTTTGGAATGCCACTGAAGCTGCCTGGAAATCCTTCACAGCAGATGATATCAATAAGTACACACGGAAAATGCCATCTTGGGTAACAGCTTTAGTTAAGTCAAAGGGACTCCCAACAAAATTCTAA
- a CDS encoding F-box-like protein, protein MDAIAGAEDVTETSYGATSVQTQTKWTGVAAINRLPPEILIRIFEYCHYLWRSMSIKKERADSPAVWDRSIRALMDLGYPETLSHVCTLWRDIALSTPTLWSYLDLFTLGQSAQTFTDRGSAFIPRAQNQELILRVRLRHDGAGPPPNASTDTAKGFCGSVAPRLRSLLIDNHGVSDSALFTSLIQATLPNTTPGTLLNLFIKDYGPRSIPSQTHNPDGLAGWELPSPDTCGVSPELFDSILRPIKSLRLGSYFFPWSSPAYHGLVELHLLFTRPRRGHRPYVHVHKLRDMLLASPGLRILHINITVVGKDDLPGLPPVPLPELEELNLRGMSRGVYDTVLPLLSPGKSTPLQFTFQTEQQVNARLYCPTVRSFLKRANVTSLYVLGRSSFDQRLSLEELLAESPRGLRTLGIERLQILAPSMDETRDVRYEEGLHHVSRLYIRKCVIDVDAFKSLVGMFDLDMLKLHKPEFRDRSHETSPTTTTTTTTTTTNIGAMQEINKMGPRSVKWVRSSRDMELWDAWEVEYDDDGDGDGGEDGVLCEMCSALQVSPSAR, encoded by the coding sequence ATGGACGCCATTGCCGGTGCGGAAGATGTCACGGAAACCAGCTATGGCGCAACGTCGGTCCAAACCCAAACCAAGTGGACTGGTGTGGCAGCGATCAACAGACTTCCTCCCGAGATTCTGATTCGCATATTCGAATACTGCCACTACCTATGGCGTTCCATGTCCATCAAGAAGGAACGCGCCGATTCGCCCGCGGTCTGGGATCGCAGCATTCGAGCTCTCATGGACCTCGGATATCCCGAGACACTCTCCCACGTCTGTACTCTCTGGCGCGACATTGCCCTCTCGACGCCCACACTCTGGTCTTACCTCGATCTCTTTACGCTTGGCCAGTCGGCCCAGACGTTCACGGATCGTGGTTCCGCGTTTATCCCGCGAGCGCAGAACCAGGAGCTTATACTCCGTGTTCGACTACGTCATGACGGAGCCGGACCCCCGCCCAACGCCAGCACCGATACAGCGAAAGGCTTTTGCGGTTCCGTAGCCCCGCGACTCAGGTCCCTATTGATCGACAACCACGGCGTGAGCGATAGCGCACTCTTCACATCTCTCATCCAAGCCACACTCCCCAACACCACACCAGGCACGCTTCTCAACCTGTTCATCAAAGACTACGGCCCACGCTCGATCCCCAGTCAGACGCACAACCCAGATGGACTGGCCGGATGGGAACTCCCCTCGCCCGACACATGCGGTGTGTCCCCAGAGCTGTTCGACTCGATTTTGCGCCCAATCAAATCGTTGCGCCTCGGGAGTTATTTCTTTCCTTGGTCCAGTCCGGCTTACCATGGCCTCGTCGAGCTTCATTTGTTGTTCACCCGACCCAGGCGTGGTCATCGTCCTTATGTCCACGTTCACAAACTTAGAGACATGCTCCTCGCTTCTCCCGGACTCCGGATACTGCACATCAACATCACCGTCGTCGGCAAAGACGATCTCCCGGGTCTACCGCCCGTTCCTCTGCCCGAACTAGAAGAACTCAATCTACGGGGCATGTCCCGCGGCGTATACGACACCGTCCTTCCGCTATTATCACCCGGGAAATCAACCCCACTGCAATTCACGTTTCAGACGGAACAACAAGTCAACGCACGGCTGTACTGCCCTACCGTTCGGTCGTTCCTTAAACGCGCGAACGTGACGAGTTTGTATGTCCTTGGTCGGTCGTCGTTTGATCAGCGTTTGTCGCTCGAGGAGCTCCTGGCCGAGTCGCCGAGGGGTCTACGCACACTCGGCATCGAGCGATTACAGATCCTCGCACCGTCGATGGATGAGACTCGGGATGTGCGCTATGAAGAAGGGCTGCATCACGTATCCCGACTGTACATCCGGAAATGCGTCATTGATGTGGACGCGTTTAAATCTCTCGTCGGGATGTTCGATCTCGACATGCTCAAACTGCACAAACCCGAGTTCCGGGACAGGTCACACGAAACCAGTCctaccaccactaccaccactaccaccactaccaccaatATAGGCGCCATGCAGGAAATAAACAAGATGGGTCCGAGGAGCGTCAAGTGGGTCCGGTCGTCGCGTGACATGGAGCTCTGGGACGCTTGGGAGGTCGAGTATGATGATGATGGGGATGGGGATGGTGGTGAGGATGGTGTGTTGTGCGAGATGTGTAGTGCGTTGCAGGTGTCGCCCAGTGCCCGCTGA
- a CDS encoding pectate lyase: MISITSLAIALLAAKNVAAVGSPFGFATGTTGGNGAAQAVPTSAAQLKSWLEDNVTRNILLDRTYDFTDTEGSITGKVCKSFTCSPNPQLSIDTGSGCGSSASSTATWKKAGTAGILVKSNKSIIGKGTSGWIKGKGLKLQGVSNVIIQNIRISDLNPQYVWGGDAIDLSGATNVWIDHNYFKSVGRQFIVSHFEPNTKVTISNNYFDGQSTWSTGCDQHHYWAFLLLGKNDQITFARNHLYYTSGRGPHIGGTSGNKQLMHMYNNYFNDITGHALDADVGGTVLAEGNYFNKVKTPSTGNTNGAVFAPTSSSMADQCTSNLGRKCVLNSLAGGSGALTNTAKNSIVSQFTASTVKSASIMDPSTVASYVLANAGTGKVN; the protein is encoded by the exons ATGATCAGCATCACATCATTGGCCATCGCGCTCCTTGCTGCAAAGAACGTTGCGGCCGTTGGTAGCCCTTTCGGCTTCGCCACCGGTACCACGGGAGGCAACGGCGCTGCTCAGGCGGTCCCTACGTCCGCTGCACAGCTCAAGAGCTG GCTGGAAGACAACGTTACTCGCAACATTCTGTTGGATCGCACATATGACTTTACTGACACCGAG GGATCTATCACTGGCAAAGTATGCAAGTCGTTCACTTGCTCACCTAACCCTCAACTTTCGATCGACACAGGCAGCGGATGTGGATCCAGTGCTTCT TCCACTGCAACATGGAAGAAGGCTGGCACTGCTGGTATCCTCGTTAAGTCGAACAAGTCCATCATTGGAAAAGGTACCTCCGGGTGGAT CAAAGGGAAGGGGTTGAAACTGCAGGGCGTCAGCAATGTTATCATCCAAAATATCAGGATCTCGGACCTTAACCCCCAATATGTCTGGGGTGGCGATGCTATTGACCTTTCCGGTGCAACCAATGTTTGG ATCGATCACAACTAC TTTAAAAGCGTTGGGCGGCAGTTTATCGTCTCG CACTTCGAGCCAAACACCAAGGTCACAATCTCCAACAACTACTTTGACGGACAGTC GACCTGGTC CACCGGCTGTGACC AGCACCACTACTGGGCTTTCCTCCTGCTCGGCAAGAACGATCAGATCACATTTGCACGCAACCA CTTATACTATACATC TGGGCGTGGTCCTCATATCGGCGGTACCTCTGGAAACAAGC AGCTGATGCACATGTACAACAA CTACTTCAACGATATCACCGGCCATGCTCTGGATGCTGATGTCGGAGGCACAGTGCTGGCTGAAGGCAACTACTTCAACAAG GTCAAGACCCCCTCGACCGGAAATACAAACGGCGCCGTCTTTGCTCCCACCTCCAGCTCAATGGCCGATCAATGCACTTCTAACCTCGGCAGGAAGTGTGTGCTGAACTCGCT CGCTGGCGGATCTGGAGCGCTGACCAACACGGCCAAGAACTCGATCGTATCCCAGTTTACCGCT TCCACCGTCAAGAGCGCATCGATCATGGATCCCTCGACTGTTGCTTCTTACGTGTTGGCCAATGCGGGTACTGGCAAGGTGAACTAG